The Henckelia pumila isolate YLH828 unplaced genomic scaffold, ASM3356847v2 CTG_461:::fragment_3, whole genome shotgun sequence genome window below encodes:
- the LOC140872335 gene encoding uncharacterized protein: protein MAQIKHLFLAAAALLLCVTQTPSAEARRLFEVNAFCRTSSHPQLCTKMVNGAKNWHDASANAMKSTLAVAKRLQSMAPLLKPAVAGLQKISRDSIMDTCIEDFDSIVSDLEVSIKALDENDKGTLLVHLSAAYNSDCEDALNEFGADFPMSKIAGYLAKEVDNCLAVVQQI from the coding sequence atGGCTCAGATCAAGCATCTCTTCCTAGCTGCAGCAGCCCTTCTCCTCTGTGTGACCCAGACCCCCTCCGCGGAGGCTCGGAGACTCTTCGAAGTCAACGCCTTCTGCCGCACATCCAGCCACCCCCAACTCTGCACAAAAATGgtcaacggcgccaaaaactggCACGACGCCTCAGCCAACGCCATGAAGTCGACTCTCGCCGTGGCTAAACGGCTCCAGTCCATGGCTCCTCTCTTGAAGCCGGCCGTAGCCGGCCTTCAGAAGATTAGCCGAGACTCGATCATGGACACTTGCATCGAAGATTTCGACTCCATTGTTTCGGATCTCGAAGTAAGCATAAAAGCTCTCGATGAGAATGACAAGGGCACACTTCTAGTACACTTGAGCGCGGCTTATAACAGCGACTGCGAAGACGCGCTAAACGAGTTCGGGGCCGACTTCCCCATGAGCAAAATCGCGGGGTACTTGGCCAAAGAGGTTGATAATTGTTTGGCTGTTGTGCAGCAAATATGA
- the LOC140871550 gene encoding high affinity nitrate transporter 2.5 codes for MEISNGGYESDPKKFALPVDSEHKATEFRLFSVAAPHMRAFHLSWVSFFACFVSTFAAPPLLPIIRDNLNLTATDIGNAGIAAVSGAVFARIAMGTACDLFGPRLASAALTLITAPAVYCTSIASSPVSFLLVRFFTGFSLATFVSTQFWMSSLFSANVVGTANGVAGGWGNLGGGATQLIMPLVFDLIHNIGSTKFTAWRIAFFIPALFQTLSAYGIFFLGQDLPDGNYSELHKSGDKHKDDFSKVFYNAITNYRGWILALTYGYCFGVELTIDNIIAQYFYDRFDVNLHTAGIIAASFGLANLFSRPGGGMLSDLMAKKFGMRGRLWSLWIVQTLGGIFCIILGKSGTLGLSVAIMLIFSVFVQAACGLTFGVVPFVSRRSLGIISGMTGGGGNVGAVVTQVIFFRGSRFSTEKGLELMGVMMICCTLVIMLIYFPQWGGMFCGPSTKGTTEEDYYVSEWTSAEREKGFHKASLKFSENSRSERGKRVNSAPTPANTTPNPYV; via the exons ATGGAGATCTCTAATGGTGGATATGAATCCGACCCGAAGAAATTTGCGCTTCCAGTGGATTCTGAGCACAAAGCCACAGAGTTCAGGCTGTTTTCAGTGGCAGCGCCTCACATGAGAGCGTTCCATCTTTCTTGGGTGTCTTTCTTCGCCTGTTTCGTCTCCACCTTCGCTGCGCCACCCCTGTTGCCGATCATACGAGACAACCTCAATCTCACGGCCACAGATATCGGAAACGCTGGAATCGCCGCCGTTTCAGGCGCGGTTTTCGCCCGAATCGCCATGGGAACGGCATGCGACTTGTTCGGGCCACGCCTGGCCTCTGCCGCTCTCACTCTCATCACTGCACCCGCAGTTTACTGCACTTCCATAGCCAGTTCTCCAGTCTCGTTCCTACTGGTTCGCTTCTTCACCGGCTTCTCTTTAGCGACTTTTGTTTCGACTCAGTTTTGGATGAGCTCTTTGTTCTCCGCCAATGTGGTCGGTACCGCCAACGGCGTGGCCGGTGGCTGGGGAAATCTTGGCGGCGGTGCAACGCAGCTCATCATGCCATTAGTATTCGATCTCATACACAACATCGGCTCCACCAAATTCACCGCTTGGAGGATCGCTTTCTTCATCCCTGCCCTGTTTCAAACTTTATCGGCATACGGCATCTTCTTTCTTGGCCAAGATTTACCCGATGGAAACTACTCCGAGCTTCACAAATCAGGAGACAAGCATAAAGACGACTTCTCCAAGGTTTTCTATAACGCCATTACGAATTACAGAGGATGGATCCTGGCACTTACCTATGGATATTGTTTCGGGGTCGAACTTACCATAGACAACATCATTGCTCAGTACTTCTATGATAGATTCGACGTGAATCTTCACACAGCTGGAATCATAGCAGCAAGTTTCGGATTAGCAAATCTTTTCTCCAGGCCAGGAGGAGGCATGCTGTCGGATCTCATGGCCAAGAAATTCGGAATGCGAGGAAGGCTGTGGTCTCTGTGGATTGTGCAGACATTGGGAGGAATATTCTGTATAATTTTGGGAAAATCGGGAACTTTGGGCTTATCAGTCGCTATAATGCTCATATTTTCCGTGTTTGTTCAAGCTGCTTGCGGGCTTACATTCGGGGTTGTTCCTTTCGTTTCAAGAAG GTCTCTAGGCATCATATCTGGAATGACCGGAGGCGGGGGTAACGTAGGAGCGGTTGTTACTCAAGTTATATTCTTTCGAGGTTCACGATTCTCTACCGAAAAAGGATTAGAACTGATGGGGGTGATGATGATATGCTGCACTTTGGTGATCATGTTAATATACTTCCCTCAATGGGGTGGAATGTTCTGCGGGCCGTCGACTAAAGGCACAACGGAAGAAGATTACTACGTCTCCGAATGGACTTCAGCAGAAAGAGAGAAGGGCTTTCACAAGGCTAGCTTGAAATTCTCAGAAAACAGCAGAAGTGAAAGAGGCAAAAGAGTGAACTCAGCACCAACCCCTGCGAATACAACGCCAAATCCTTACGTCTGA
- the LOC140872116 gene encoding protein trichome birefringence-like 2: MMGFSSSLPNMDVSKFVFSDQLLSSPRRKVVSRFGFGIVLSLIFLTVVLFMFVISFKTPFLNPVFPGLISFSSHSNNTFVSRPSSSFNNTSGVSNDSFIVEKSKRIGGLNETFEANVVRSNKNLDFVNFGEKDVVFEDSQVGNVSANFRDGGLSIREESVVKKDGKNGSLVDKNLILIDSTENVKNESFSVEENDFKAIVEPENSSRHEPKNEALRDSKIRSHTNDGDIDGLEHKVEGMSANARSYKECDIFSGRWVRDDTKPYYPPGSCPYIDKDFNCHLNGRMDSEFVKWRWQPYDCDIPMFNATDFLEGLRGKKLVFVGDSLNRNMWESLVCMLRHGGVRDKKRVYEISGRREFKKKGFYAFRFEEYNCSVDFVSSPFLVKESSFKGRNGSFETLRLDLMDETTSMYHDADVIIFNTGHWWTHEKTSRGEDYYQEGNYVHPRLKVLEAYKRALTTWANWVDKNIDVNKTRVIFRGYSVTHFRGGPWNLGGQCHNETEPIFNETYLEKYPQKMRVLESVVKGMRTPVTYLNISRITDYRKDGHPSVYRPDSKPETGNVHAQDCSHWCLPGVPDTWNELLYVSLLKSGRGSWRN, encoded by the exons ATGATgggtttttcttcttctttaccGAACATGGACGTGAGCAAATTCGTATTTTCAGACCAGTTGCTATCATCTCCTAGGAGGAAGGTGGTTTCAAGATTTGGTTTTGGCATTGTTTTGTCTCTTATATTTCTGACCGTGGTGTTGTTTATGTTTGTTATTTCGTTCAAGACTCCATTTTTAAACCCTGTATTTCCTGGGTTGATTAGTTTTAGTTCTCATAGTAATAACACTTTTGTTTCTCGGCCCTCTTCTAGTTTTAATAATACTTCAGGTGTAAGCAATGATTCTTTTATTGTAGAAAAATCGAAACGTATTGGCGGTCTGAACGAAACCTTTGAAGCAAACGTTGTGAGGAGTaataaaaatttagattttgtgaattttggTGAGAAAGATGTGGTTTTTGAGGATTCCCAGGTGGGGAATGTCTCTGCGAATTTTAGAGATGGAGGCCTTAGTATCAGAGAAGAAAGTGTTGTGAAAAAAGATGGAAAAAATGGGTCTCTGGTTGATAAAAATTTAATCTTGATAGATTCCACTGAGAATGTGAAGAATGAGAGTTTTTCTGTTGAAGAAAATGATTTTAAAGCGATTGTTGAACCGGAAAATTCAAGCAGGCATGAACCGAAAAATGAAGCCTTGAGAGATAGTAAGATTCGAAGTCACACTAATGATGGAGATATTGATGGCTTGGAGCATAAAGTAGAGGGTATGAGTGCAAATGCAAGGTCTTACAAGGAATGTGATATCTTTAGTGGTAGATGGGTGAGGGATGATACAAAGCCATATTATCCTCCTGGTTCTTGCCCATATATTGATAAGGATTTCAATTGCCATCTCAACGGGAGGATGGATAGCGAGTTCGTGAAATGGAGATGGCAGCCATATGACTGTGACATCCCTAT GTTTAATGCTACTGATTTTCTAGAGGGCTTGAGAGGGAAAAAGCTAGTTTTTGTTGGAGATTCTCTGAATAGGAACATGTGGGAATCACTCGTTTGTATGCTTCGTCATGGTGGTGTACGAGATAAGAAACGAGTCTACGAGATATCCGGGAGGAGAGAATTTAAAAAGAAGGGGTTTTATGCTTTCAGATTTGAG GAATATAACTGCTCTGTGGACTTTGTTAGTTCTCCGTTTCTTGTCAAGGAATCATCTTTCAAAGGGAGAAATGGTTCTTTTGAGACACTACGACTGGATTTAATGGATGAGACGACTTCCATGTATCATGATGCCGATGTGATAATATTCAATACAGGACACTGGTGGACTCATGAGAAGACCTCCCGTGG GGAAGATTATTACCAGGAGGGTAATTATGTTCACCCGAGGCTTAAAGTTTTGGAAGCCTACAAAAGGGCACTTACCACTTGGGCGAATTGGGTGGATAAGAATATTGATGTCAACAAAACTCGAGTTATTTTTCGAGGATACTCCGTCACCCATTTCAG GGGTGGTCCATGGAACTTAGGAGGACAATGCCACAATGAGACCGAACCAATATTTAATGAAACTTATTTAGAGAAATATCCCCAAAAGATGAGAGTTCTGGAATCTGTGGTGAAGGGTATGCGAACTCCTGTAACGTATCTAAACATCAGTCGAATAACAGATTACCGAAAAGACGGCCATCCTTCGGTTTACAGACCTGATTCAAAACCAGAAACTGGTAATGTGCATGCACAAGATTGTAGCCACTGGTGCTTGCCTGGTGTACCAGATACTTGGAATGAGTTGCTTTATGTATCTCTGTTAAAGAGCGGGAGAGGATCTTGGAGAAACTGA
- the LOC140872199 gene encoding uncharacterized protein, with product MQGRFEENLSPDQDSASEAKITRDLQEHLRLCDDSYDFCEEERKEIVKDHDNGEDEEEEEEFSFVCLDGVSSPIAAEDAFFDGKIRPVFPLFNRDLFFSGDEPGSLQLEDLPSKPPVKKVFVETNDSREVTSSAAGNDEILGPCCEWANRKAVEVSPETCKKSNSTGFSKLWRFKELMGRSNSDGRDTFVFLNNGGGGATSTKAENIAVGVKVKAVKVRKGGKSKTASLSAHEVYLKSKAKEEEKRRSYLPYRPELMGFFTNASGLSKNVHPF from the coding sequence ATGCAAGGGAGATTTGAAGAAAACCTCAGCCCAGATCAAGATTCAGCTTCAGAAGCTAAGATAACTCGAGATTTACAGGAACACTTGAGATTATGCGACGATTCGtatgatttttgtgaagaagagaGGAAAGAGATCGTAAAAGATCATGATAATGGCGAAGATGAAGAAGAGGAGGAAGAGTTTTCTTTCGTGTGTTTGGATGGAGTTTCGTCACCGATAGCGGCGGAGGATGCCTTCTTCGACGGCAAGATTAGGCCGGTCTTCCCTTTATTCAACCGGGATTTGTTCTTCTCCGGCGATGAACCCGGTTCCTTGCAGCTCGAAGACCTGCCATCGAAGCCACCGGTGAAGAAGGTCTTCGTGGAGACGAACGATAGCCGGGAGGTGACGTCATCCGCGGCGGGGAATGACGAGATCCTCGGTCCCTGTTGCGAGTGGGCGAACAGAAAGGCGGTGGAGGTGTCGCCGGAGACCTGCAAGAAGAGCAACTCAACCGGGTTCTCCAAGCTATGGCGATTCAAGGAATTGATGGGGAGGAGCAACAGCGACGGGAGGGACACGTTTGTTTTCTTAAACAACGGCGGCGGCGGCGCCACGTCGACGAAGGCGGAAAATATCGCCGTCGGCGTGAAGGTAAAGGCGGTGAAGGTGAGGAAGGGCGGCAAGAGCAAAACGGCGTCGTTGTCGGCTCACGAAGTGTATTTGAAAAGCAAGGCCAAAGAGGAAGAGAAGCGGCGGTCGTATTTACCATATCGGCCGGAGTTAATGGGCTTTTTCACAAATGCTAGTGGGCTAAgtaaaaatgtacatcccttctaa
- the LOC140872359 gene encoding galactinol synthase 1, with protein MAPQIPADYFPGKVAPTLDSKRAYVTFLAGSGDYVKGVVGLAKGLRKVNTAYPLVVAILPDVPEEHREILREQGCIVKEIEPIYPPENQIQFAMAYYVINYSKLRIWNFLEYNKMVYLDADIQVYENIDHLFDLADGYFYAVMDCFCEKTWSHSKQYSIGYCQQVPNKVTWPAEMGSPPPLYFNAGMFVYEPNKETYENLLETLRITPPTPFAEQDFLNMFFNSVYKPIPNVYNLVLANIWRHPENVDLEKIKVVHYCAAGSKPWRYTGVEENMDRADIKILVKKWWDVYDDESLDYKGEDFSKTSILASMPEPAVSYIPAPSAA; from the exons ATGGCTCCCCAAATCCCCGCAGATTACTTCCCTGGAAAAGTAGCTCCGACCCTCGACTCGAAACGGGCATACGTGACGTTTCTTGCTGGCAGTGGTGATTATGTGAAAGGGGTGGTTGGATTGGCTAAGGGCCTAAGGAAGGTGAACACTGCCTACCCTCTTGTGGTGGCCATCTTGCCTGATGTTCCTGAAGAACATCGTGAGATTCTCAGAGAACAAGGTTGCATTGTCAAGGAGATCGAGCCCATTTATCCCCCGGAGAATCAGATTCAGTTCGCCATGGCTTATTATGTTATCAACTACTCCAAGCTCCGCATATGGAAC TTCTTGGAGTACAACAAGATGGTGTACCTTGATGCAGACATCCAAGTTTACGAGAACATCGACCATCTGTTCGACTTGGCCGACGGCTACTTCTACGCTGTGATGGACTGCTTCTGTGAGAAGACATGGAGCCACTCGAAACAGTACTCTATTGGCTACTGCCAACAGGTCCCCAACAAGGTGACTTGGCCTGCTGAAATGGGATCGCCTCCTCCACTCTACTTCAATGCTGGCATGTTCGTGTATGAGCCTAACAAAGAGACCTACGAGAACCTGCTCGAGACTCTGCGCATCACTCCTCCCACTCCATTTGCCGAGCAG GATTTCTTGAACATGTTCTTCAACAGCGTCTACAAGCCAATCCCCAATGTGTACAACCTTGTTCTGGCCAACATATGGCGCCACCCTGAGAATGTCGATCTTGAAAAGATCAAAGTTGTTCACTACTGTGCTGCT GGATCAAAACCATGGAGGTACACTGGTGTCGAAGAGAACATGGACAGAGCCGATATCAAAATACTGGTCAAGAAATGGTGGGATGTTTACGACGACGAGTCGCTCGACTACAAGGGCGAAGATTTCTCCAAGACATCTATCTTGGCTTCCATGCCTGAGCCTGCTGTGTCATACATTCCTGCACCATCTGCTGCATAA